One genomic segment of Amycolatopsis sp. Hca4 includes these proteins:
- a CDS encoding NAD-dependent epimerase/dehydratase family protein, which yields MKVFLTGGSGYIGRATIAELVRVGHRVEALARSDRAAAAVEAAGATAIRGGLTDLDVLGAAATRAEAVIHLAQATSGEEDLAAAMAMAGGGTYVHTGGTWVYGDTGGVRDETAPWRPPAVVAWRRPVEEAVLARAARPVIVQPGLLYGGENRLIDAFFVQPGKKNGAIPYIGEGDNHWALVHVDDLARLYVAALAAEPGSVYVGVGGVNPTAKQVAEACAHASGLDGKTVSITLEQARAEMGPIADAFALDQEFSPAKAQRELGWAPRYRDPLRFLAEGR from the coding sequence ATGAAGGTCTTTCTGACCGGCGGGTCCGGCTACATCGGCCGGGCCACGATCGCGGAGCTGGTGCGGGTGGGCCACCGGGTCGAGGCGCTGGCCCGCAGCGACCGCGCGGCAGCGGCCGTGGAGGCGGCCGGAGCCACCGCGATCCGCGGCGGCCTCACGGATCTCGACGTCCTCGGCGCCGCCGCCACCCGCGCGGAAGCGGTGATCCACCTGGCCCAGGCCACCTCGGGCGAGGAGGACCTCGCCGCAGCCATGGCCATGGCAGGCGGCGGGACGTACGTGCACACCGGCGGCACGTGGGTGTACGGCGACACCGGCGGCGTGCGGGACGAGACGGCGCCGTGGCGGCCGCCGGCGGTGGTGGCGTGGCGCCGGCCGGTGGAGGAAGCCGTGCTGGCCCGCGCGGCCCGCCCGGTGATCGTGCAGCCGGGACTGCTGTACGGCGGCGAAAACCGCCTGATCGACGCGTTCTTCGTCCAGCCGGGCAAGAAGAACGGCGCGATCCCGTACATCGGCGAGGGGGACAACCACTGGGCTCTGGTCCACGTCGACGACCTCGCCCGGCTGTACGTGGCGGCGCTGGCGGCCGAGCCGGGGTCGGTCTACGTCGGCGTGGGTGGCGTGAACCCCACCGCGAAGCAGGTGGCCGAGGCGTGCGCGCACGCCTCGGGCCTGGACGGGAAGACGGTGTCGATCACGCTGGAGCAGGCCCGCGCCGAGATGGGCCCGATCGCGGACGCGTTCGCCCTCGACCAGGAGTTCAGCCCGGCCAAGGCGCAGCGCGAGCTGGGCTGGGCGCCGCGGTACCGGGATCCGTTGCGGTTCCTCGCGGAAGGCCGCTGA
- a CDS encoding helix-turn-helix transcriptional regulator, which produces MDEDSERLNRVFAALADPTRRDLVARLAGADATVGELAEPYDMSLQAVSKHVKVLEEAGLVTRSKDAQRRPVHLDAEVFDLMTKWIERYRRQAEERYRRLDTLLGRMNGSETRPRKDAS; this is translated from the coding sequence GTGGACGAAGACAGCGAACGGCTCAACCGGGTGTTCGCGGCACTGGCCGATCCGACGCGGCGCGACCTGGTGGCGCGGCTGGCCGGCGCGGACGCGACCGTCGGCGAGCTGGCCGAGCCCTACGACATGAGCCTCCAGGCGGTCTCCAAGCACGTGAAGGTGCTGGAGGAGGCCGGGCTGGTGACCCGCAGCAAGGACGCGCAGCGCCGTCCGGTCCACCTGGACGCGGAGGTGTTCGACCTGATGACCAAGTGGATCGAGCGGTACCGGCGGCAGGCCGAGGAGCGCTACCGGCGCCTCGACACGCTGCTGGGCCGCATGAACGGCAGCGAAACCCGCCCGCGAAAGGACGCGTCATGA
- a CDS encoding VOC family protein, translating into MHRSRLFGIFIDTPAAEAGRAAQFWSGALGAPARPVAGEEQFTTLEGALPGLLLDVQAIDGEPRYHVDIETDDVAAEVARLTASGVQPVSHWLECHTLRAPGGHLLCVVPVHSDPETFGKLARTWP; encoded by the coding sequence ATGCACCGCAGTCGCTTGTTCGGGATCTTCATCGACACGCCCGCCGCCGAAGCCGGCCGGGCCGCGCAGTTCTGGTCGGGCGCGCTCGGCGCGCCGGCCCGGCCGGTGGCGGGCGAAGAGCAGTTCACCACCCTGGAGGGTGCCCTGCCCGGCCTGCTCCTCGACGTCCAGGCGATCGACGGCGAACCCCGCTACCACGTCGACATCGAGACCGACGACGTGGCGGCGGAGGTCGCCCGCCTGACCGCTTCGGGCGTGCAACCGGTGTCCCACTGGCTGGAGTGCCACACCCTGCGCGCGCCCGGCGGGCACCTGCTCTGCGTGGTGCCGGTGCACAGCGATCCGGAGACGTTCGGGAAGCTGGCCCGCACCTGGCCGTGA
- a CDS encoding discoidin domain-containing protein, with product MRSLRRLCTVLTTTLVALSAAVVPAVAAQAGPPPVYPAVGPGTHLLDHPAKLAGLGDPGWYEANIPFVDLPDKAIEDTYYYRWRTFKEALKYTGPEDGWIVSEFLGPVGYSAPGGGIDAASGHHLYEGRWLRDPRYLDDYVDYWLRGSGAGPKPATDGLNENTTDWAHEYSFWAADAVLARASVDGRWDFAVDRLPELQRQWAAWAPQFDPQLGLYWQVPVWDAMEYTASSYQSPDPYHGGAGFRPTLNAYQYGDAQAIANLLRRRGAPGDRQLADSYDRDARGLQANQDRVLWDSGDAFYKHVMRDGNPARTKIADREEMGFVPWYFHMAPAGAAAAWAQLTDPAGFAAPFGPTTVERRSPWFMHDAAAGCCRWSGPSWPYATSQTLTALANLLTDYPPQPYVSTQDYYALLRGYALTQRKNGVPYVAEAHHPDEDRWLYDSRGHSEDYNHSTFDDLVLSGLLGIRPQQGDHVRLAPLVPAAWDHFAVENVPYHGRNLTVAWDRDGHVYRQGAGLSVWLDGKLVHRQAGLTAVDVPVRPGKPAAADHLVDDLANPARTGYPAASASYTWPADSPANAIDGQDFDLDVPSTRWTSYGSPNRDDWLAVDLGAATDVSDVRISFYDDGGGVRTPDSFALQYRAADGTWADLPGGQRDPATPVRGRPNRVVVQPAVRTDGLRVRPSRVDGGATGITAVQAWRAEDDRLRVRLQDDPPRLRPGQTAEITGSVRSSQPLTVRPALTLPRGWTAQPVGPAGDLRLTPGRDVPLRWRVTAPADTPVGTRAPARLLVSTLDHGVPVRSTADLVGAEVVFDPADFATPVWDDDFTGDRLNDYRVGPRFGEPVPALSQADGALVASASRQSAAVLVAPVAAPAGDFAVVLEPRSFAGSAPEDSVLLGRAAGPDDLALAWYNHHFGTSGADVRAAGRDYGDDVTGGCCAAVEWSPGDRFAVVSDHRGGLTSWLGHQGRWQLLRTIPGGPVIGTGWSPAIGLRLTSGQLALERLTVVARGPA from the coding sequence ATGCGCTCGCTTCGCCGTCTGTGCACGGTCCTGACCACCACGCTCGTCGCCCTGTCGGCCGCCGTGGTCCCCGCGGTGGCCGCGCAGGCCGGCCCGCCGCCGGTCTACCCCGCCGTCGGCCCGGGGACGCACCTGCTCGACCACCCGGCGAAGCTCGCCGGCCTGGGCGACCCCGGCTGGTACGAGGCCAACATCCCGTTCGTCGACCTGCCCGACAAGGCGATCGAGGACACCTACTACTACCGGTGGCGCACCTTCAAGGAGGCCCTCAAGTACACCGGGCCCGAGGACGGCTGGATCGTCTCCGAGTTCCTCGGCCCGGTCGGCTACTCCGCCCCCGGCGGCGGGATCGACGCCGCCTCGGGGCACCACCTGTACGAAGGCCGGTGGCTGCGCGACCCCCGCTACCTCGACGACTACGTCGACTACTGGCTGCGCGGCAGCGGGGCGGGCCCGAAGCCGGCGACCGACGGCCTCAACGAGAACACCACCGACTGGGCCCACGAGTACTCCTTCTGGGCCGCCGACGCCGTGCTCGCCCGGGCCTCCGTCGACGGCCGGTGGGACTTCGCCGTCGACCGGCTCCCCGAGCTGCAGCGGCAGTGGGCCGCCTGGGCGCCGCAGTTCGATCCGCAGCTCGGCCTGTACTGGCAGGTTCCGGTCTGGGACGCGATGGAGTACACCGCGAGCTCCTACCAGAGCCCGGATCCCTACCACGGCGGCGCCGGGTTCCGCCCCACGCTCAACGCCTACCAGTACGGCGACGCGCAGGCCATCGCGAACCTGCTGCGCCGCCGCGGCGCACCCGGCGACCGGCAGCTCGCCGACTCCTACGACCGGGACGCCCGCGGCCTGCAGGCGAACCAGGACCGCGTCCTGTGGGACAGCGGCGACGCGTTCTACAAGCACGTGATGCGCGACGGCAACCCGGCACGCACCAAGATCGCCGACCGGGAGGAAATGGGCTTCGTGCCCTGGTACTTCCACATGGCCCCGGCCGGTGCCGCCGCCGCGTGGGCGCAGCTGACCGATCCGGCCGGCTTCGCGGCCCCGTTCGGGCCCACCACGGTCGAGCGGCGGAGCCCGTGGTTCATGCACGACGCCGCCGCCGGGTGCTGCCGCTGGTCCGGGCCGAGCTGGCCCTACGCCACCAGCCAGACCCTGACCGCGCTGGCGAACCTGCTCACCGACTATCCCCCGCAGCCGTACGTGTCCACTCAGGACTACTACGCCCTGCTGCGCGGCTACGCCCTCACCCAGCGCAAGAACGGCGTGCCGTACGTCGCCGAGGCGCACCACCCCGATGAGGACCGCTGGCTCTACGACTCCCGCGGGCACAGCGAGGACTACAACCACTCGACGTTCGACGACCTCGTGCTGTCCGGGCTGCTCGGCATCCGGCCCCAGCAGGGCGACCACGTGCGGCTCGCGCCGCTCGTTCCGGCGGCTTGGGACCACTTCGCCGTGGAGAACGTGCCCTACCACGGGCGCAACCTGACCGTGGCCTGGGACCGCGACGGCCACGTCTACCGGCAGGGCGCCGGGCTGAGCGTCTGGCTGGACGGCAAGCTCGTGCACCGCCAGGCCGGGCTGACCGCGGTCGACGTGCCGGTCCGGCCCGGCAAGCCGGCCGCCGCCGACCACTTGGTCGACGACCTGGCGAACCCGGCCCGCACCGGCTACCCGGCGGCCTCGGCGTCCTACACGTGGCCCGCGGACAGCCCGGCCAACGCGATCGACGGCCAGGACTTCGACCTCGACGTCCCGTCGACGCGCTGGACGAGCTACGGCAGCCCGAACCGCGACGACTGGCTGGCCGTCGACCTCGGCGCGGCCACCGACGTCTCCGACGTCCGGATCTCCTTCTACGACGACGGCGGTGGCGTCCGCACGCCCGATTCCTTCGCGCTGCAGTACCGCGCCGCGGACGGGACCTGGGCGGATCTTCCCGGCGGGCAAAGGGATCCGGCGACGCCGGTGCGCGGCAGGCCGAACCGGGTCGTCGTCCAGCCGGCGGTCCGCACCGACGGGCTGCGCGTCCGGCCGTCCAGAGTGGACGGTGGCGCGACCGGTATCACCGCGGTGCAGGCGTGGCGCGCCGAAGACGACCGGCTGAGGGTCCGGCTCCAGGACGATCCGCCGCGGCTGCGGCCCGGGCAGACGGCCGAAATCACCGGTTCGGTCCGCAGTTCGCAGCCGCTGACCGTCCGGCCCGCGCTCACCCTCCCCCGCGGCTGGACGGCCCAGCCGGTCGGCCCGGCCGGCGACCTGCGGCTCACCCCGGGCCGGGACGTGCCGCTGCGGTGGCGGGTGACGGCACCCGCGGACACGCCGGTCGGCACCCGGGCGCCGGCGCGGCTGCTGGTGTCCACGCTCGACCACGGCGTCCCGGTGCGCAGCACCGCCGACCTCGTGGGTGCGGAGGTCGTGTTCGACCCGGCCGATTTCGCCACGCCGGTGTGGGACGACGACTTCACCGGTGACCGGCTGAACGACTACCGCGTCGGCCCGCGGTTCGGGGAGCCGGTGCCCGCGCTGAGCCAGGCGGACGGCGCACTGGTCGCGTCCGCGAGCCGGCAGTCGGCCGCCGTGCTCGTGGCACCGGTGGCCGCCCCGGCCGGTGACTTCGCGGTGGTCCTCGAACCGCGGTCTTTCGCCGGGAGCGCCCCGGAGGACAGCGTGCTGCTCGGCCGCGCCGCCGGGCCGGACGATCTGGCCCTGGCCTGGTACAACCACCACTTCGGGACCTCCGGCGCGGACGTGCGGGCCGCTGGGCGCGACTACGGCGACGACGTGACCGGCGGGTGCTGCGCCGCCGTCGAGTGGTCGCCGGGCGACCGGTTCGCGGTCGTGTCCGACCACCGCGGCGGGCTCACCAGCTGGCTCGGCCACCAGGGCCGGTGGCAGCTGCTGCGGACGATCCCGGGCGGTCCGGTGATCGGCACGGGCTGGTCCCCCGCGATCGGCCTCCGGCTGACCTCGGGACAGCTGGCCCTCGAGCGGCTGACCGTCGTCGCCCGCGGCCCGGCGTGA
- a CDS encoding cellulose binding domain-containing protein, whose translation MGSASRRPAARPGVLAVIAVLVVGVSVLWPWKSGAAPAAPITGNATHFDALGAPYGGCGLPQDVLDAPDFVALNVYNTPGDYSFYPRPIPPSQAAKIGLWDNGRNCGRFVQVTIGEYCTGVNDGAPGQPFCRNGSWVTDGYAGAQLTMVVADSCGDSNAWCRDDPGHLDLSTASLNRFVKNGVPVGDMNPGHWNNRRVSWSYVPAPNYTGDLKLGFLQGSQRYWTAVAVSHLPNGVHGVEFQGADGSWQQAPPDSDLGQAFLIGPTTTAGTSYAIRVRDAGDTLVNDGRVYRFSLPDQCLSGCAAAYTGISYTTGTSTATTTPTSPTTTTTTTTTTPAGASCTVTPAVTSSWNGGYQLEFTVKNTGSTALTGWTTAFSFAGGQQLTNSWNAAATQSGRQVQAANQNYNGTLAAGAATTWGAVVTGTSQPLAGLACTAR comes from the coding sequence ATGGGATCCGCCTCGCGCCGGCCGGCCGCACGCCCGGGTGTGCTCGCCGTGATCGCCGTGCTCGTCGTGGGTGTTTCCGTGCTGTGGCCCTGGAAGTCGGGCGCCGCACCGGCCGCACCCATCACCGGCAACGCCACCCACTTCGACGCGCTGGGTGCGCCCTACGGCGGCTGCGGCCTCCCGCAGGACGTGCTCGACGCGCCGGATTTCGTCGCCCTCAACGTCTACAACACCCCCGGTGACTACAGCTTCTACCCGCGGCCGATCCCGCCTTCGCAGGCCGCGAAGATCGGGCTGTGGGACAACGGCCGCAACTGCGGACGGTTCGTGCAGGTCACCATCGGCGAGTACTGCACCGGCGTGAACGACGGCGCGCCGGGACAGCCGTTCTGCCGCAACGGGTCCTGGGTGACCGACGGTTACGCCGGCGCCCAGCTGACCATGGTCGTCGCCGACAGCTGCGGTGACTCGAACGCCTGGTGCCGCGACGATCCCGGCCACCTCGACCTTTCGACCGCGTCGCTGAACCGGTTCGTGAAGAACGGCGTCCCGGTCGGGGACATGAACCCCGGACACTGGAACAACCGGCGCGTCTCGTGGTCCTACGTGCCCGCGCCGAACTACACCGGCGACCTGAAACTCGGCTTCCTCCAGGGCTCGCAACGGTATTGGACGGCCGTCGCCGTGTCGCACCTGCCCAACGGCGTCCACGGCGTGGAGTTCCAGGGCGCGGACGGCAGCTGGCAGCAGGCACCACCGGACAGCGACCTCGGCCAGGCCTTCCTCATCGGCCCGACCACCACGGCCGGGACCTCCTACGCGATCCGGGTCCGCGACGCGGGCGACACCCTCGTCAACGACGGCCGCGTGTACCGCTTTTCCCTGCCGGACCAGTGCCTTTCCGGGTGCGCGGCCGCCTACACCGGGATCAGCTACACGACCGGGACCAGCACCGCGACGACCACGCCGACCAGCCCCACCACCACGACCACGACCACGACGACCACCCCGGCCGGGGCGTCGTGCACGGTGACCCCGGCGGTCACTTCGTCGTGGAACGGCGGGTACCAGCTGGAGTTCACCGTGAAGAACACCGGATCCACCGCTCTGACCGGCTGGACCACGGCGTTCTCCTTCGCCGGCGGCCAGCAGCTGACCAACTCGTGGAACGCCGCGGCCACCCAGTCCGGCCGGCAGGTGCAGGCGGCCAACCAGAACTACAACGGGACACTGGCCGCCGGCGCGGCGACGACCTGGGGCGCCGTGGTGACCGGCACGTCCCAGCCGCTGGCCGGGCTCGCCTGCACCGCCCGCTGA
- a CDS encoding SRPBCC domain-containing protein encodes MTTAKYETDILADEKVPTIQLVRDFDATREQVFRAHVDPELYAQWVGPHSVTTRIIRWDARTGGEWAFANDRDGTEIAAFHGSFHEVRPNERIVSTFTYDGEPDGVALETLTLEELEGGRTRLRVLSVVPDFATRDGMLAGGMDVGVNEGYAKLDELLAR; translated from the coding sequence ATGACCACGGCGAAGTACGAAACCGACATCCTGGCCGACGAGAAGGTCCCGACCATCCAGCTCGTCCGGGACTTCGACGCCACGCGGGAGCAGGTGTTCCGCGCGCATGTCGACCCCGAGCTGTACGCGCAGTGGGTCGGGCCGCACTCGGTCACCACGCGGATCATCCGCTGGGACGCGCGCACCGGCGGCGAGTGGGCCTTCGCCAACGACCGCGACGGCACGGAGATCGCCGCCTTCCACGGCAGTTTCCACGAGGTGCGGCCGAACGAGCGGATCGTGTCGACGTTCACCTACGACGGCGAGCCCGACGGCGTCGCACTGGAAACGCTGACCCTGGAGGAACTCGAAGGCGGCCGCACCCGGCTGCGGGTGCTCAGCGTGGTGCCGGACTTCGCCACCCGCGACGGCATGCTGGCCGGCGGCATGGACGTCGGGGTCAACGAGGGGTACGCCAAGCTCGACGAACTGCTCGCCCGATGA
- a CDS encoding cellulase family glycosylhydrolase has protein sequence MKRSIAALAAAGATVLGGTAVLAMPEASAAAQGCRVDYTVTNQWQGGFQAGVKVTNLGDPITGWSLKFTFPDAGQKVAQGWNATWSQSGTTATAANPDWNRTLGPGAVADLGFTGTTTGANPIPASFALNGVTCTGSTTTTTTTPTTPTTSTTTPSPGGTPLAANGQLHVCGVHLCNEANRAIQLRGMSTHGLQWFDSCYHDASLDALANDWHADLLRIAMYVQEKGYETNPAWFTDRVNSLVGEAEERGMYAIVDFHTLTPGDPNYNLDRAKTFFAAVAARNASRKNVIYEIANEPNGVSWGAIKSYAEQVIPVIRAADPDAVVIVGTRGWSSLGVSDGSDETEVVTNPVNATNIMYTFHFYAASHKDNYRATVSRAATKLPLFVTEFGTVTATGGGTLDQSSTTAWLDLLDQLQIGYANWTYSDADESSAALQPGTCAGGDYGTGRLTASGALVRSRISTADHF, from the coding sequence ATGAAGCGCTCCATCGCTGCGCTGGCGGCCGCCGGCGCGACGGTTCTCGGCGGCACCGCCGTGCTGGCCATGCCCGAAGCCTCCGCCGCCGCGCAGGGCTGCCGGGTCGACTACACCGTCACCAACCAGTGGCAGGGCGGGTTCCAAGCCGGGGTCAAGGTCACCAACCTGGGCGACCCGATCACCGGCTGGTCGCTCAAGTTCACCTTCCCCGACGCCGGCCAGAAGGTCGCCCAGGGCTGGAACGCCACCTGGTCGCAGTCCGGGACCACCGCGACCGCGGCCAACCCCGACTGGAACCGGACCCTGGGCCCGGGTGCCGTCGCCGACCTCGGCTTCACCGGCACCACCACCGGCGCCAACCCGATCCCGGCGTCGTTCGCACTGAACGGCGTCACCTGCACCGGCTCGACGACGACCACCACCACCACGCCCACCACGCCGACGACCAGCACGACCACGCCGTCCCCCGGCGGCACGCCGCTGGCGGCCAACGGGCAGCTGCACGTCTGCGGCGTCCACCTGTGCAACGAGGCGAACCGGGCGATCCAGCTGCGCGGCATGAGCACGCACGGCCTCCAGTGGTTCGACTCCTGCTACCACGACGCGTCCCTGGACGCGCTCGCGAACGACTGGCACGCCGACCTGCTCCGCATCGCCATGTACGTGCAGGAGAAGGGGTACGAGACCAACCCGGCCTGGTTCACCGACCGGGTCAACAGCCTCGTCGGCGAGGCCGAGGAACGCGGCATGTACGCGATCGTCGACTTCCACACCCTCACCCCGGGCGACCCGAACTACAACCTCGACCGCGCCAAGACCTTCTTCGCCGCGGTGGCCGCCCGCAACGCGAGCCGGAAGAACGTGATCTACGAGATCGCCAACGAGCCCAACGGGGTCAGCTGGGGCGCCATCAAGAGCTACGCCGAGCAGGTCATCCCGGTGATCCGGGCCGCCGACCCGGACGCCGTCGTGATCGTCGGCACCCGCGGGTGGTCCTCGCTCGGCGTCTCCGACGGGTCCGACGAGACCGAGGTCGTCACCAACCCGGTCAACGCCACCAACATCATGTACACGTTCCACTTCTACGCGGCCAGCCACAAGGACAACTACCGCGCCACGGTGAGCCGGGCCGCGACGAAGCTGCCGTTGTTCGTCACCGAGTTCGGCACGGTGACCGCGACCGGCGGCGGCACCCTCGATCAGTCGAGCACCACGGCCTGGCTGGACCTGCTCGACCAGCTGCAGATCGGCTACGCGAACTGGACGTACTCCGACGCGGACGAAAGCAGCGCCGCGCTGCAACCGGGCACCTGCGCGGGCGGTGACTACGGCACCGGGCGGCTGACCGCGTCCGGCGCACTGGTCCGGAGCCGGATCAGCACGGCCGACCACTTCTGA
- a CDS encoding TIGR03086 family metal-binding protein codes for MTPAGQHAADAARFTELVESASSGDWARPAPVAGWTALDVVRHLVEWPRGFLLGAGIELPPLDVDADPAGAWKQHVADIQAILEDPAGRVLSNPHTGDRPVDEAIAQFYTGDVWMHSWDLAKALGREPDLGAERCAEALAAMRPMEQLLRDSGQFGPAVPVAEDAPAQDRLMGFLGRDPAWHA; via the coding sequence ATGACCCCGGCCGGTCAGCACGCCGCCGACGCCGCGCGCTTCACCGAACTCGTCGAATCGGCCTCGTCCGGCGACTGGGCGCGTCCGGCCCCGGTGGCGGGGTGGACGGCCCTCGACGTCGTCCGGCACCTGGTCGAGTGGCCGCGCGGCTTCCTCCTCGGCGCGGGGATCGAACTCCCGCCGCTGGACGTCGACGCCGACCCGGCGGGGGCGTGGAAGCAGCACGTCGCCGACATCCAGGCCATCCTCGAAGACCCCGCCGGCCGCGTGCTCAGCAACCCGCACACCGGCGACCGGCCGGTGGACGAGGCGATCGCGCAGTTCTACACCGGCGATGTCTGGATGCACTCCTGGGATCTCGCGAAGGCACTCGGCCGCGAGCCCGACCTCGGAGCGGAGCGCTGTGCGGAGGCGCTGGCGGCGATGCGGCCGATGGAGCAGCTGCTGCGCGACAGCGGCCAGTTCGGCCCCGCGGTGCCGGTGGCCGAGGACGCTCCGGCACAGGACAGGCTGATGGGCTTCCTGGGGCGCGATCCGGCCTGGCACGCCTGA